From a single Micromonospora pallida genomic region:
- a CDS encoding glycosyltransferase translates to MTGPVVAVLVLLAGLAALTGHTLVNATRWLRRPAERPAVVDEPVAVLLPLRDEAARVTPCLRALLAQRGVPGLRIMVLDDGSTDGTAEVVRAVVDDDRRRHAGGHPVVGADRRVTVLTGVAPPPGWLGKPHACHQLAQRADPAATALVFVDADVVLAPDAVAAAVAELRAARVTLLSPYPRILVATVGDRLVQPLLQWLWLTFLPLRAMERSARPSLAAAGGQFLVVDRAGYTAAGGHAAVRDRVLEDIELARAVKRAGGRIALADGSRLADCRMYDTWPQLRDGYTKSLWASFGHPGAAAAVLTLFGLLYVAPPLLVAAALVAGAPTVAALAAAGYLLGVAGRVVSARATGGRWWPDALAHPVSVVVLGWLTVRSYHLRKRRRLSWRGRPVG, encoded by the coding sequence ATGACCGGCCCGGTCGTGGCCGTGCTGGTCCTGCTGGCCGGGCTCGCCGCGTTGACCGGGCACACCCTGGTCAACGCCACCCGCTGGCTGCGTCGCCCCGCCGAGCGGCCGGCCGTGGTCGACGAGCCGGTGGCGGTGCTGCTGCCGCTGCGCGACGAGGCCGCCCGGGTCACCCCGTGCCTGCGGGCGCTGCTGGCCCAGCGGGGCGTACCGGGGTTACGGATCATGGTGCTCGACGACGGCTCGACCGACGGCACCGCCGAGGTGGTGCGCGCCGTGGTCGACGACGACCGGCGACGCCACGCCGGGGGACACCCGGTGGTCGGCGCCGACCGGCGGGTCACCGTGCTGACCGGGGTCGCGCCGCCGCCGGGCTGGCTGGGCAAGCCGCACGCCTGCCACCAGCTCGCGCAGCGCGCCGACCCGGCGGCCACCGCGCTGGTCTTCGTCGACGCCGACGTCGTACTCGCCCCGGACGCGGTGGCGGCGGCCGTCGCCGAACTGCGCGCCGCGCGGGTGACGCTGCTGTCGCCGTACCCGAGGATCCTGGTGGCGACGGTGGGCGACCGGCTGGTCCAGCCGCTGTTGCAGTGGCTGTGGCTGACCTTCCTGCCGCTGCGGGCGATGGAGCGCTCGGCCCGGCCGTCGCTGGCGGCGGCGGGTGGGCAGTTCCTGGTGGTGGACCGGGCCGGCTACACCGCCGCCGGTGGGCACGCGGCGGTCCGGGACCGGGTGCTGGAGGACATCGAGCTGGCCCGCGCGGTGAAGCGGGCCGGCGGGCGGATCGCCCTGGCCGACGGTTCCCGGCTGGCCGACTGCCGGATGTACGACACCTGGCCGCAGCTACGCGACGGCTACACCAAGTCGCTCTGGGCCTCGTTCGGCCACCCGGGCGCGGCGGCGGCCGTGCTGACCCTGTTCGGCCTGCTCTACGTGGCACCGCCGCTGCTGGTCGCCGCCGCGCTGGTGGCCGGCGCGCCGACGGTCGCCGCACTCGCCGCCGCCGGCTATCTGCTCGGCGTCGCCGGGCGGGTGGTCAGCGCCCGGGCGACCGGTGGCCGGTGGTGGCCCGACGCGCTCGCCCACCCCGTATCGGTCGTGGTCCTCGGTTGGCTGACCGTCCGGTCGTACCATCTGCGGAAGCGACGCCGCCTCTCCTGGCGCGGGCGTCCGGTCGGCTAG
- a CDS encoding carotenoid biosynthesis protein, producing MTGDGSAPTGAGAPRLTWVLLGVLVLAQIGYPLTDGGTRAALTVATVVLGYLLSVGHALLTRGVRTAVTLVAVATGGGFAVEALGVATGFPFGGYHYSGALGPKLAGVPLVIPLAWTWMAWPAWLAATRLVRPGVRRIALAAVGLATWDLFLDPQMVAEGYWRWRDASPALPGLPGVPVTNYLGWLLFGLLVMTLLRPLAGAAAGRTGPADQPMYALYLWTYGSSVLAHAVFLGLPASAAWGAAGMAVAAVPLAVTLARGQRRQRPSAGAERRRVDAAA from the coding sequence GTGACCGGTGACGGGTCCGCGCCCACCGGAGCTGGCGCGCCCCGGCTGACCTGGGTGCTGCTCGGCGTCCTCGTCCTCGCCCAGATCGGCTACCCGCTCACCGACGGGGGTACCCGGGCCGCCCTGACCGTGGCCACGGTCGTCCTCGGCTACCTGCTCTCGGTGGGCCACGCGCTGCTCACCCGGGGTGTCCGGACGGCGGTGACGCTGGTCGCGGTCGCCACCGGCGGCGGGTTCGCCGTCGAGGCGCTCGGCGTGGCCACCGGATTCCCGTTCGGCGGCTACCACTACTCCGGCGCACTCGGGCCGAAGCTCGCCGGGGTGCCCCTGGTCATCCCGCTGGCCTGGACCTGGATGGCCTGGCCGGCGTGGCTCGCCGCGACGCGTCTCGTCCGACCCGGCGTACGGCGGATCGCGCTGGCCGCCGTCGGCCTGGCCACCTGGGACCTCTTCCTCGACCCGCAGATGGTCGCCGAGGGGTACTGGCGCTGGCGGGACGCCAGCCCGGCGCTGCCCGGCCTGCCCGGTGTCCCGGTCACCAACTACCTCGGCTGGCTGCTGTTCGGGCTGCTGGTGATGACGCTGCTGCGCCCGCTGGCCGGGGCGGCGGCCGGCCGGACCGGACCGGCCGACCAGCCGATGTACGCGCTGTACCTGTGGACGTACGGGTCCAGCGTGCTGGCTCACGCGGTCTTCCTCGGGCTGCCCGCCTCGGCGGCCTGGGGTGCGGCCGGCATGGCGGTGGCGGCGGTTCCCCTGGCGGTGACCCTCGCCCGGGGACAGCGGCGGCAGCGGCCGTCGGCAGGGGCCGAACGCCGGCGGGTGGACGCCGCCGCATGA
- a CDS encoding GNAT family N-acetyltransferase, giving the protein MRLVRWTPDDLVRRLDDVVAVYGEAMGYRPELLESRRGYIATHVRRPGFRAVASLTTEGHLAGFGYGYLGVPGQWWHDQVSRALDPTRRDIWLTRCFEVVELHVRPPAQGHGLGAGQLRALLTMAEGSTTLLSTPEADEERSRAWRLYRRFGFVDVLRNFHFPGDERPFGVLGRPLPLPPPAPAGPTTSAGPAVSGPHPS; this is encoded by the coding sequence ATGAGGTTGGTGCGGTGGACGCCGGACGATCTCGTCCGGCGGTTGGACGACGTGGTCGCCGTCTACGGCGAGGCCATGGGGTACCGCCCGGAACTGCTGGAGTCCCGGCGCGGTTACATCGCCACCCACGTCCGCCGGCCGGGCTTCCGCGCGGTGGCCAGCCTCACCACCGAGGGGCACCTGGCCGGTTTCGGGTACGGCTACCTCGGCGTACCCGGGCAGTGGTGGCACGACCAGGTCAGCCGGGCGCTGGACCCGACCCGGCGCGACATCTGGCTGACCCGCTGCTTCGAGGTCGTCGAGCTGCACGTCCGGCCCCCGGCGCAGGGGCACGGTCTCGGCGCGGGGCAACTGCGGGCGCTGCTCACCATGGCCGAGGGGAGCACCACGCTGCTGTCCACCCCGGAGGCCGACGAGGAGCGCTCCCGCGCCTGGCGGCTCTACCGCCGGTTCGGCTTCGTGGACGTGCTGCGCAACTTCCACTTCCCCGGCGACGAACGCCCCTTCGGGGTGCTCGGCCGGCCCCTCCCGCTCCCGCCGCCGGCCCCTGCCGGCCCCACCACGTCCGCCGGCCCGGCTGTCTCCGGCCCGCACCCGTCGTGA
- a CDS encoding monooxygenase, translating into MNGPESVPGLVTLHVWRVGRTDLPRVLPRMAFGPRRLRATDGVRFAKLLGTGTGDGFGPGDVDPTRWAALTVWASAEAAAGFDTSPVGRSWARLARAAVRLDLRPMSSRGEWSGRRPFGDPAWPAAPGPAAATSPARMAPVPAGSTQAGTAADTSGSGTAGSRTTGPVLALTRARLRPRRAVTFWRAVPPVAAALRHAPGLLARFGVGEAPVGWQGTVSVWRDPASLVGFAYRHPEHRAAIARTPTVGWYAEELFARFEVRAVVGDRAVLGWTGDDDTETVEDGRV; encoded by the coding sequence GTGAACGGGCCGGAGTCCGTCCCCGGGCTGGTCACCCTGCACGTCTGGCGGGTCGGGCGGACCGACCTGCCCCGGGTGCTGCCCCGGATGGCGTTCGGCCCGCGCCGGCTGCGCGCCACCGACGGGGTGCGCTTCGCCAAGCTGCTCGGCACCGGCACGGGCGACGGTTTCGGCCCCGGCGACGTCGACCCGACCCGATGGGCCGCGCTGACCGTCTGGGCGTCGGCCGAGGCGGCGGCCGGCTTCGACACCTCCCCGGTCGGCCGCTCCTGGGCCCGACTCGCCCGCGCGGCCGTCCGACTCGACCTGCGGCCGATGTCCAGCCGGGGCGAGTGGTCCGGCCGGCGGCCGTTCGGCGACCCCGCGTGGCCAGCCGCCCCGGGTCCGGCCGCCGCCACCTCACCGGCCCGGATGGCACCGGTGCCGGCCGGCTCAACGCAGGCCGGTACGGCCGCCGACACCTCGGGGTCGGGCACCGCCGGCAGCCGGACGACCGGACCGGTGCTGGCGCTGACCCGGGCCCGGCTGCGGCCCCGGCGGGCGGTCACCTTCTGGCGAGCCGTCCCTCCGGTGGCCGCCGCGCTGCGCCACGCGCCCGGCCTGCTCGCCCGGTTCGGCGTCGGCGAGGCCCCGGTGGGCTGGCAGGGCACGGTCAGCGTGTGGCGTGACCCGGCGAGCCTGGTCGGGTTCGCGTACCGTCACCCGGAGCACCGGGCCGCGATCGCCCGTACCCCCACCGTCGGCTGGTACGCGGAGGAACTCTTCGCCCGGTTCGAGGTTCGCGCCGTGGTGGGTGACCGGGCGGTGCTGGGCTGGACCGGTGACGACGACACGGAAACGGTGGAGGACGGACGGGTATGA
- a CDS encoding YbaK/EbsC family protein produces the protein MQPHPNVRAVQDALDAATARDGSGGPAIVRLLPDAVHTAAAAAEALGVSVGAITNSLVFDADGTPLLVLTSGAHRVDTAGLSASLGVTRLRRATPDFVRTHTGQVIGGVAPLGHPAPLRTLVDTALAGHPEVWAAGGVPRAVFPTTYAELLRITTGTPAEVA, from the coding sequence ATGCAGCCACATCCCAATGTGCGGGCGGTGCAGGACGCGCTCGACGCCGCCACGGCGCGGGACGGTTCCGGCGGGCCCGCCATCGTCCGTCTGCTCCCCGACGCGGTGCACACCGCCGCGGCGGCGGCCGAGGCGCTGGGGGTGTCAGTGGGCGCGATCACCAACTCGCTGGTCTTCGACGCGGACGGCACACCGCTGCTGGTGCTGACCTCCGGGGCGCACCGGGTGGACACCGCCGGGCTGTCCGCCTCGCTCGGGGTCACCCGGCTGCGCCGGGCCACCCCGGACTTCGTCCGGACGCACACCGGGCAGGTCATCGGCGGGGTCGCCCCGCTCGGTCACCCCGCCCCGCTGCGCACCCTGGTCGACACCGCGCTGGCCGGTCACCCCGAGGTCTGGGCCGCCGGCGGGGTGCCCCGGGCGGTCTTCCCCACCACGTACGCGGAACTGCTGCGGATCACCACCGGCACCCCGGCCGAGGTGGCGTGA
- a CDS encoding EamA family transporter — MINPRPALGVAMVLTSGALFAVNGTVSKLVLRAGIDAPQLTLLRAAGAFTVLLALSLLLRPGARRLRVTVGQVPLLVAYGLTGFFLVPMLYFVAISRLPVGIGLLFEYSAPLLVALWARFGQRHPVRPRLWAGLALSLIGLACVAEVWGDPKLDGLGVLAGIGAAFFLALYYVFGARGVEGRDTLSLCTWAFGAAAVAGLLTRALTGIGDWTPLAGTSGGVPVPLLLGYVVLLGSVAPYLLVAGAMRHLPATSVGIVGMVEPVLAAAVAWVALGTTEALNAAQLTGGVLVLLGVALAETARLAPSGTPPAPAATTTAQPAPPDTVAVVPTGPPERR, encoded by the coding sequence GTGATCAACCCCCGCCCCGCCCTCGGTGTCGCCATGGTGCTCACCTCGGGCGCCCTCTTCGCCGTCAACGGCACCGTCTCCAAGCTGGTGCTCCGCGCCGGCATCGACGCGCCCCAGCTCACCCTGCTCCGCGCGGCCGGCGCGTTCACCGTCCTGCTGGCGCTGAGCCTGCTGCTCCGCCCCGGCGCCCGCCGGCTACGGGTCACCGTCGGGCAGGTCCCGCTGCTCGTCGCGTACGGGCTGACCGGGTTCTTCCTGGTGCCGATGCTCTACTTCGTCGCCATCTCCCGACTGCCGGTCGGCATCGGCCTGCTCTTCGAGTACTCCGCCCCGCTGCTGGTCGCCCTCTGGGCCCGGTTCGGGCAGCGGCACCCGGTCCGACCCCGGCTCTGGGCCGGCCTGGCCCTGAGCCTGATCGGGCTGGCCTGCGTCGCCGAGGTCTGGGGCGACCCGAAGCTCGACGGTCTCGGCGTGCTGGCCGGGATCGGGGCGGCGTTCTTCCTCGCGCTCTACTACGTGTTCGGCGCGCGCGGGGTCGAGGGGCGGGACACGCTCTCGCTCTGCACCTGGGCCTTCGGGGCCGCCGCCGTGGCCGGCCTGCTCACCCGGGCGCTCACCGGGATCGGCGACTGGACGCCGCTGGCCGGCACCAGCGGGGGCGTACCGGTTCCACTGCTGCTCGGGTACGTGGTGCTGCTCGGTTCGGTGGCGCCGTACCTGCTGGTGGCCGGGGCGATGCGGCACCTGCCGGCGACCAGCGTCGGGATCGTCGGCATGGTCGAGCCGGTGCTCGCCGCAGCGGTCGCCTGGGTGGCCCTCGGCACGACCGAGGCGCTCAACGCCGCCCAGCTCACCGGCGGCGTCCTGGTGCTGCTCGGGGTCGCGTTGGCCGAGACGGCCCGACTCGCGCCCTCCGGGACGCCCCCGGCCCCTGCCGCGACGACGACCGCCCAACCCGCTCCACCGGACACGGTCGCCGTGGTCCCCACCGGCCCGCCCGAGCGGCGTTGA
- a CDS encoding SAV_6107 family HEPN domain-containing protein: protein MPSNPAPTVPAHVLPHRTPTQLLAVARRGLAEAAQTRPDGLRYAAAHLAALRAAAALLAARARPAPARRNRITSVWVLLAGVAPELGEWATFFAAGASKRAAAEAGIPRVVTAREADDLLRAAEQFVAVVETTLGLTHQPALDGLAA from the coding sequence ATGCCGTCCAACCCGGCACCCACGGTGCCCGCGCACGTGCTGCCGCACCGCACCCCGACCCAGCTTCTCGCCGTGGCCCGCCGTGGGCTGGCCGAGGCCGCGCAGACTCGTCCCGACGGCCTGCGCTACGCCGCCGCCCACCTGGCGGCGCTGCGCGCGGCGGCGGCCCTGCTGGCCGCCCGCGCCCGTCCCGCACCCGCCCGGCGCAACCGGATCACCAGTGTCTGGGTCTTGCTCGCCGGGGTCGCCCCCGAGCTGGGTGAGTGGGCCACCTTCTTCGCCGCCGGCGCCAGCAAGCGGGCCGCCGCAGAGGCCGGCATCCCCCGGGTGGTGACCGCCCGCGAGGCCGACGACCTGCTCCGCGCCGCCGAACAGTTCGTCGCGGTGGTGGAGACGACGCTCGGTCTGACGCACCAACCGGCCCTCGACGGGCTCGCCGCCTGA
- a CDS encoding DNA polymerase Y family protein, protein MDSPTRVARTLLLWCPDWPVIAAEIVEGVPATGAVAILHANRVVACSERARADGVRRGLRRREAQGRCPGLTVVEYDPSRDARAFEPVVAAVEDLVAGVEVIRPGACAVAARGPARYFGGEEAAAERIIEHVAQTCAVESQIGIADGTFAAGLAARTGQVVAPGGTPEFLAALPIEALGRPALADLLRRLGIRTLGDFAALPAGDVLARFGFDAALAHRLAAGRDHRPLAVRQPPADLTVSTDYDEPLDRVDAAAFAARALAERLHDRLTAHGLACTRLGVEAVTAHGQELHRVWRHDGLLTATAIADRLRWQLDGWLSGGAARPGRPTAGIIRLRLVPDGVLAQVGLQPGLWGGTGEERERAHRALSRVQGLLGPESVVTAVLGGGRSPTDQVHLVPWGDERLPARPGDPTWPAADHPTGSGPGDPAGPAAGHPTGSGSGDPTWPVAERPTGSSPDGAIGQVGVPAGQSGRGSGSGGWSKGHRARPGGATPTRPELPPWPGRLPPPAPAVVLPAPLAATVHDATGEPVGVSARLQLTAAPARVAVGSAPPVEIVGWAGPWPVDERWWAPAEARRAARFQFLLADGAALLVAVEAGQWLVEAIYD, encoded by the coding sequence GTGGACTCGCCGACTCGCGTCGCCCGGACCCTGCTGCTCTGGTGCCCGGACTGGCCGGTGATCGCCGCCGAGATCGTCGAGGGGGTGCCCGCCACCGGGGCGGTCGCCATCCTGCACGCCAACCGGGTGGTCGCCTGCTCGGAACGCGCCCGTGCCGATGGCGTCCGGCGCGGCCTGCGCAGACGGGAGGCACAGGGTCGCTGTCCGGGGCTGACCGTGGTCGAGTACGACCCGTCGCGGGACGCCCGCGCGTTCGAGCCGGTGGTCGCCGCCGTGGAGGACCTGGTCGCCGGGGTGGAGGTGATCCGGCCCGGAGCCTGTGCGGTGGCTGCCCGGGGTCCGGCCCGGTATTTCGGCGGTGAGGAGGCGGCGGCCGAGCGGATCATCGAACATGTCGCCCAGACATGCGCGGTGGAGAGTCAGATCGGCATCGCCGACGGGACCTTCGCCGCCGGACTCGCCGCACGTACCGGACAGGTCGTGGCGCCCGGCGGCACCCCGGAGTTCCTCGCCGCCCTGCCGATCGAGGCGCTCGGCCGGCCGGCCCTGGCCGACCTGCTGCGCCGGCTCGGCATCCGGACGCTGGGCGACTTCGCCGCGCTCCCCGCCGGGGACGTGCTGGCCCGGTTCGGCTTCGACGCGGCGCTGGCCCACCGCCTCGCCGCCGGGCGGGACCACCGCCCGCTGGCCGTCCGGCAACCCCCGGCCGACCTGACCGTCAGCACCGACTACGACGAGCCGCTCGACCGGGTCGACGCCGCCGCGTTCGCCGCCCGGGCGCTGGCCGAGCGGCTGCACGACCGGCTGACCGCGCACGGTCTGGCCTGCACCCGGCTCGGGGTCGAGGCGGTCACCGCGCACGGTCAGGAACTGCACCGGGTCTGGCGGCACGACGGGCTGCTCACCGCCACGGCCATCGCCGACCGGCTGCGTTGGCAACTGGACGGCTGGCTCTCCGGTGGGGCCGCCCGGCCGGGCCGCCCCACCGCCGGGATCATCCGGTTGCGGCTGGTGCCGGACGGGGTGCTCGCCCAGGTCGGGTTGCAGCCCGGTCTCTGGGGCGGCACCGGCGAGGAACGCGAGCGGGCACACCGGGCGTTGAGCCGCGTGCAGGGCCTGCTCGGCCCGGAGTCGGTGGTGACCGCGGTGCTCGGCGGCGGACGTTCCCCGACCGACCAGGTCCACCTGGTGCCGTGGGGGGACGAGCGCCTTCCCGCGCGTCCCGGCGACCCGACCTGGCCCGCCGCCGACCATCCGACGGGTTCCGGTCCTGGCGACCCGGCCGGGCCCGCCGCCGGCCATCCGACGGGTTCCGGTTCCGGCGACCCGACCTGGCCCGTCGCCGAACGTCCGACGGGTTCCAGTCCCGACGGGGCGATCGGCCAGGTCGGCGTGCCGGCCGGTCAGTCGGGACGGGGATCGGGCTCGGGTGGCTGGTCGAAGGGCCACCGGGCGCGCCCGGGAGGCGCAACCCCGACGCGTCCCGAGCTGCCGCCGTGGCCGGGCCGGCTGCCACCACCCGCGCCGGCCGTGGTGCTGCCCGCCCCGCTCGCCGCGACCGTGCACGACGCCACCGGCGAGCCGGTCGGGGTCAGCGCCCGGCTCCAACTCACCGCCGCGCCGGCCCGGGTGGCCGTCGGCTCCGCCCCGCCGGTGGAGATCGTCGGCTGGGCCGGGCCGTGGCCGGTCGACGAACGATGGTGGGCCCCGGCCGAGGCCCGGCGGGCGGCCCGCTTCCAGTTCCTCCTCGCCGACGGTGCCGCCCTGCTGGTGGCGGTCGAGGCCGGCCAGTGGCTGGTGGAGGCGATCTATGACTGA
- a CDS encoding error-prone DNA polymerase, with protein sequence MSFHNPKLPWSELERVPSGRPAGVGRSGERHLHVVDPLAVDGDGGDAPAWTRKRPYYEAPELPRPDGVVPYAELHAHTNFSFLDGASHPEELAEEAARLGLTALAVTDHDGFYGVVRFAEAARALRLPTVVGAELSLGLPAPQNGEPDPLGAHLLLLAHGPEGYARLATTISRAQLRGGEKGRPDYGGLEQVADELRDHVLVLTGCRKGHVPAALLTEGVDAAARELDRLTALFGADTVAVELTDHGHPVDADRNDALAELAAAAGLPTVATNNVHYATPGRRRLATALAAVRARRSLDEIDGWLPAAGTAHLRSGAEMAARFAGYPGAVARAAEFGRELAFDLHLVAPKLPAYPVPAGHTEMSWLRHLTEQGARERYGPRAAHPEAYAQLDHELDMVEKLGFPGYFLVVYDIVTFCREQDIYCQGRGSAANSAVCYALRITNVDAVRHRLLFERFLAPERDGPPDIDVDIESDRREEVIQHVYTRYGREHTAQVANVISYRPRSAVRDVAKAFGFSPGQQDAWSKQIDRWGAVAAVDAEGIPEQVVAYANELQTFPRHLGIHSGGMVICDRPVIEVCPVEWGRMPGRSVLQWDKDDCAAVGLVKFDLLGLGMLSALHYGYDMIGMSLDLGDMSLDDPEVYDMLCRADSVGVFQVESRAQMATLPRLKPRCFYDLVVEVALIRPGPIQGGSVHPYIRRKNGHEPVTYPHPLMRNALEKTLGVPLFQEQLMQLAIDLAGFDAAEADQLRRAMGAKRSAERMARIAERLYAGMAERGITGELAEDVYRKLSAFASYGFPESHAMSFAYLVYASSWLKRYHPAPFLAALLNAQPMGFYSPQTLVEDARRHGVEVRRPDVNASGAKATLESTPGTRWGSGPGEPPHAWGLGGPAVRLGLSGVRTLGDGVAERIEAERAAHGAYRDMPDLARRVGLTAAQLEALATADAFACFGLTRREALWAAGAAAQDRPGRLLGTVTGVTAPTLPGMDAVDRLVADVWATGLSPESHPARFLRDRLDALGAVPIARLGRVEPGRRIRVGGIVTHRQRPATAGGVTFLNLEDETGMLNVSCSPGLWQRYRRVAKTSSALVVRGILHRHEGVTSLTADRLDPIDAPVTPTSRDFR encoded by the coding sequence GTGAGCTTCCACAACCCGAAGCTGCCCTGGTCGGAGCTGGAGCGAGTGCCCTCCGGGCGGCCCGCCGGCGTCGGCCGTTCGGGGGAGCGGCACCTGCACGTGGTGGACCCCCTCGCGGTCGACGGCGACGGCGGGGACGCCCCGGCCTGGACCCGGAAACGCCCGTACTACGAGGCACCCGAGCTGCCCCGCCCCGACGGCGTGGTGCCGTACGCGGAGCTGCACGCGCACACCAACTTCAGCTTCCTCGACGGGGCCAGCCACCCGGAGGAGCTGGCCGAGGAGGCGGCCCGGCTCGGGCTCACCGCGCTCGCCGTCACCGACCACGACGGCTTCTACGGGGTGGTCCGCTTCGCCGAGGCGGCCCGTGCCCTGCGGCTGCCCACCGTCGTCGGCGCGGAACTCTCCCTCGGCCTGCCCGCCCCGCAGAACGGTGAACCGGACCCGCTTGGTGCGCACCTGCTGCTGCTCGCGCACGGCCCTGAGGGGTACGCCCGGCTTGCCACCACCATCTCCCGGGCCCAGCTACGCGGCGGCGAGAAGGGCCGCCCGGACTACGGCGGGCTGGAGCAGGTCGCCGACGAACTGCGCGACCACGTGCTGGTACTCACCGGCTGCCGCAAGGGGCACGTGCCGGCGGCCCTGCTCACCGAAGGTGTCGACGCCGCCGCCCGGGAGCTGGACCGGCTGACCGCCCTGTTCGGCGCGGACACGGTCGCGGTGGAGCTGACCGACCACGGGCACCCGGTCGACGCCGACCGTAACGACGCCCTCGCCGAGCTGGCCGCCGCCGCCGGCCTGCCCACGGTGGCCACCAACAACGTGCACTACGCGACGCCCGGCCGGCGCCGGCTGGCCACCGCGCTCGCCGCCGTACGGGCCCGGCGCAGCCTGGACGAGATCGACGGCTGGCTGCCCGCCGCCGGCACCGCGCACCTGCGCAGTGGGGCCGAGATGGCCGCCCGGTTCGCCGGGTACCCGGGTGCGGTGGCCCGGGCCGCCGAGTTCGGCCGGGAACTCGCCTTCGACCTGCACCTCGTCGCGCCGAAGCTGCCGGCGTACCCGGTGCCGGCCGGGCACACCGAGATGAGCTGGCTGCGGCACCTCACCGAGCAGGGCGCGCGGGAACGCTACGGGCCGCGCGCGGCACACCCCGAGGCGTACGCGCAACTCGACCACGAGCTGGACATGGTCGAGAAGCTCGGCTTCCCCGGCTACTTCCTGGTGGTCTACGACATCGTCACGTTCTGCCGGGAGCAGGACATCTACTGCCAGGGCCGGGGCTCGGCGGCCAACTCGGCGGTCTGCTACGCGCTGCGGATCACCAACGTGGACGCCGTCCGGCACCGGCTGCTCTTCGAACGTTTCCTCGCCCCCGAACGCGACGGCCCGCCCGACATCGACGTGGACATCGAGTCCGACCGCCGGGAGGAGGTCATCCAGCACGTCTACACCCGGTACGGCCGGGAGCACACCGCCCAGGTCGCCAACGTCATCTCGTACCGGCCCCGGTCGGCGGTGCGGGACGTGGCGAAGGCGTTCGGCTTCTCCCCGGGCCAGCAGGACGCCTGGAGCAAGCAGATCGACCGGTGGGGCGCGGTCGCCGCCGTCGACGCCGAGGGCATCCCCGAGCAGGTGGTGGCGTACGCCAACGAACTCCAGACCTTCCCCCGGCACCTCGGCATCCACTCCGGCGGCATGGTGATCTGCGACCGCCCGGTGATCGAGGTCTGCCCGGTGGAGTGGGGGCGGATGCCCGGCCGCAGCGTCCTCCAGTGGGACAAGGACGACTGCGCGGCGGTCGGCCTGGTCAAGTTCGACCTGCTCGGCCTCGGCATGCTGTCGGCCCTGCACTACGGGTACGACATGATCGGCATGAGCCTGGACCTGGGCGACATGTCGCTGGACGACCCCGAGGTGTACGACATGCTCTGCCGGGCCGACTCGGTCGGAGTGTTCCAGGTGGAGAGCCGCGCCCAGATGGCCACCCTGCCGAGGCTGAAACCCCGCTGCTTCTACGACCTGGTGGTCGAGGTGGCGCTGATCCGGCCCGGCCCGATCCAGGGCGGCTCGGTGCACCCGTACATCCGGCGCAAGAACGGCCACGAGCCGGTGACCTATCCGCACCCGCTGATGCGCAACGCGCTGGAGAAGACCCTCGGCGTACCGCTGTTCCAGGAGCAGCTCATGCAGCTCGCCATCGACCTGGCCGGCTTCGACGCGGCCGAGGCCGACCAGTTGCGCCGGGCGATGGGGGCGAAACGGTCGGCGGAACGGATGGCCCGGATCGCCGAGCGGCTCTACGCCGGCATGGCCGAGCGCGGCATCACCGGCGAGCTGGCCGAGGACGTCTATCGCAAGCTCTCCGCCTTCGCCAGCTACGGCTTCCCGGAGAGTCACGCGATGAGCTTCGCCTACCTGGTGTACGCCAGCTCCTGGCTCAAGCGCTACCACCCGGCCCCGTTCCTGGCCGCGCTGCTCAACGCCCAGCCGATGGGCTTCTACTCGCCGCAGACCCTGGTCGAGGACGCCCGCCGGCACGGTGTCGAGGTGCGCCGCCCGGACGTCAACGCCAGCGGCGCGAAGGCCACCCTGGAGTCCACCCCGGGCACCCGGTGGGGGAGCGGGCCGGGGGAGCCCCCGCACGCCTGGGGGCTGGGCGGCCCGGCCGTCCGGCTGGGGCTGTCGGGTGTGCGTACCCTCGGCGACGGGGTGGCCGAGCGGATCGAGGCCGAACGGGCGGCGCACGGGGCGTACCGGGACATGCCGGATCTGGCCCGGCGGGTCGGTCTCACCGCCGCGCAGCTCGAGGCCCTGGCCACCGCGGACGCCTTTGCCTGCTTCGGGTTGACCCGGCGGGAGGCGCTCTGGGCGGCCGGCGCGGCGGCTCAGGACCGGCCCGGCCGGCTGCTCGGCACGGTGACCGGCGTGACCGCGCCCACCCTGCCCGGGATGGACGCGGTGGACCGGCTGGTCGCCGACGTCTGGGCGACCGGTCTCTCCCCGGAGAGCCACCCGGCCCGCTTCCTCCGGGACCGGCTGGACGCGCTCGGCGCGGTGCCGATCGCCCGGCTCGGCCGGGTCGAACCCGGTCGGCGGATCCGGGTCGGCGGCATCGTCACCCACCGGCAGCGTCCCGCCACGGCCGGCGGGGTCACCTTCCTCAACCTCGAGGACGAGACCGGCATGCTGAACGTGAGCTGCTCACCGGGCCTCTGGCAGCGCTACCGGCGGGTGGCGAAGACGAGCAGCGCCCTGGTGGTCCGGGGCATCCTGCACCGGCACGAGGGCGTCACCAGCCTCACCGCCGACCGCCTCGACCCGATCGACGCTCCGGTCACCCCCACCTCCCGCGACTTCCGCTGA